One Sparus aurata chromosome 5, fSpaAur1.1, whole genome shotgun sequence genomic window carries:
- the fbxo4 gene encoding F-box only protein 4 isoform X2 has protein sequence MAGENQQLNESVVIRSLRRFRDRYFTNSRTVFKDDSKPVEDTVEEPQPGFLDSLPVDVQFQIMTFLSPSDICRLGATSQYWRAMVRDPLLWRYFLLRDMPHWPSIDHLSMPQLDAPLISEDESVDDREEGEDKGMESKFDYMSEYLKGCPSCRQRWLPSRPAYEVVTSFLQSLVPSSEPRYAMFGPGMEQLDVSLVTRLMHAPDVLPVSGTPHRQINGIGSGISYLFNNQHRFNILTLYSTNRAERERARVQQQSIGNKLFTLVGTNESGHPIYSPAPQVQQVCQVVDGFIYVANAEPGKGEGESEVAQIRAVLSSGGGSAPRPLLVLSCVSREESEATTLQAAPRRNRARCRTPCVDMAMRLGLPQLANPWMVQDTVAESLSGLLDGISWLLRCSGVKL, from the exons ATGGCGGGAGAGAACCAGCAGCTCAACGAGTCCGTAGTTATCCGCAGCCTGAGGCGCTTCAGAGACAGATACTTTACAAATAGTCGGACAGTTTTCAAAGATGACTCGAAACCAGTTGAGGACACGGTAGAAGAACCGCAACCGGGATTTCTGGATAGCTTACCG GTGGACGTACAGTTTCAGATCATGACCTTTCTGTCGCCTTCTGATATCTGCCGGCTGGGAGCCACCAGTCAGTACTGGAGAGCTATGGTCAGAGATCCATTACTGTGGAGGTACTTCCTGCTCAGGGATATGCCACACTGGCCCTCCATTGATCATTTGTCCATGCCACAACTGGACGCACCGCTCATCAGCGAAGATGAGAGCGTGGACGATCGAGAGGAGGGGGAAGACAAAGGGATGGAATCCAAGTTTGACTACATGTCTGA ATACCTGAAAGGCTGCCCGTCCTGCAGACAGCGGTGGCTTCCCTCGCGCCCGGCGTATGAGGTTGTGACCTCATTTCTTCAGTCTCTTGTGCCCTCGTCTGAACCCCGTTATGCCATGTTTGGTCCTGGCATGGAGCAGCTGGATGTCTCTCTGGTCACGAGGCTGATGCACGCCCCAGATGTGCTTCCTGTGTCAGGCactccacacagacagataaaTG gTATCGGCTCAGGGATCAGTTACTTGTTCAACAACCAACACAGATTTAATATCCTGACTCTGTACTCAACCAACAG GGCCGAGAGGGAAAGAGCcagagtgcagcagcagagcatcGGTAATAAGCTTTTTACCTTAGTAGGAACCAATGAATCGGGCCACCCTATCTACAGTCCTGCTCCTCAGGTCCAGCAGGTGTGCCAGGTGGTGGATGGTTTCATCTATGTAGCCAATGCAGAGCCTGGTAAAG GGGAGGGGGAGTCCGAGGTGGCTCAGATTCGAGCTGTGCTGAGCTCGGGCGGGGGTTCAGCACCCAGGCCTCTCCTGGTGCTCTCCTGTGTCTCCAGAGAAGAGTCAGAAGCAACTACCCTGCAAGCTGCTCCCAGGAGGAACAGGGCGAGGTGTCGAACTCCCTGTGTCGACATGGCGATGAGACTCGGCCTACCCCAACTGGCAAACCCCTGGATG GTGCAGGACACAGTAGCAGAATCCCTGTCCGGTCTCCTGGATGGGATCTCCTGGTTGTTGAGATGTTCTGGAGTCAAACTCTAA
- the fbxo4 gene encoding F-box only protein 4 isoform X1, whose protein sequence is MAGENQQLNESVVIRSLRRFRDRYFTNSRTVFKDDSKPVEDTVEEPQPGFLDSLPVDVQFQIMTFLSPSDICRLGATSQYWRAMVRDPLLWRYFLLRDMPHWPSIDHLSMPQLDAPLISEDESVDDREEGEDKGMESKFDYMSEYLKGCPSCRQRWLPSRPAYEVVTSFLQSLVPSSEPRYAMFGPGMEQLDVSLVTRLMHAPDVLPVSGTPHRQINGIGSGISYLFNNQHRFNILTLYSTNRAERERARVQQQSIGNKLFTLVGTNESGHPIYSPAPQVQQVCQVVDGFIYVANAEPGKGKTSAAAVSHHAHWLLSFKSPAQDICMEPMSSIGEGESEVAQIRAVLSSGGGSAPRPLLVLSCVSREESEATTLQAAPRRNRARCRTPCVDMAMRLGLPQLANPWMVQDTVAESLSGLLDGISWLLRCSGVKL, encoded by the exons ATGGCGGGAGAGAACCAGCAGCTCAACGAGTCCGTAGTTATCCGCAGCCTGAGGCGCTTCAGAGACAGATACTTTACAAATAGTCGGACAGTTTTCAAAGATGACTCGAAACCAGTTGAGGACACGGTAGAAGAACCGCAACCGGGATTTCTGGATAGCTTACCG GTGGACGTACAGTTTCAGATCATGACCTTTCTGTCGCCTTCTGATATCTGCCGGCTGGGAGCCACCAGTCAGTACTGGAGAGCTATGGTCAGAGATCCATTACTGTGGAGGTACTTCCTGCTCAGGGATATGCCACACTGGCCCTCCATTGATCATTTGTCCATGCCACAACTGGACGCACCGCTCATCAGCGAAGATGAGAGCGTGGACGATCGAGAGGAGGGGGAAGACAAAGGGATGGAATCCAAGTTTGACTACATGTCTGA ATACCTGAAAGGCTGCCCGTCCTGCAGACAGCGGTGGCTTCCCTCGCGCCCGGCGTATGAGGTTGTGACCTCATTTCTTCAGTCTCTTGTGCCCTCGTCTGAACCCCGTTATGCCATGTTTGGTCCTGGCATGGAGCAGCTGGATGTCTCTCTGGTCACGAGGCTGATGCACGCCCCAGATGTGCTTCCTGTGTCAGGCactccacacagacagataaaTG gTATCGGCTCAGGGATCAGTTACTTGTTCAACAACCAACACAGATTTAATATCCTGACTCTGTACTCAACCAACAG GGCCGAGAGGGAAAGAGCcagagtgcagcagcagagcatcGGTAATAAGCTTTTTACCTTAGTAGGAACCAATGAATCGGGCCACCCTATCTACAGTCCTGCTCCTCAGGTCCAGCAGGTGTGCCAGGTGGTGGATGGTTTCATCTATGTAGCCAATGCAGAGCCTGGTAAAGGTAagacctctgctgctgctgtgtcacaCCACGCACATTGGTTGTTGTCATTTAAGTCACCGGCGCAGGACATTTGCATGGAACCCATGTCTTCAATAGGGGAGGGGGAGTCCGAGGTGGCTCAGATTCGAGCTGTGCTGAGCTCGGGCGGGGGTTCAGCACCCAGGCCTCTCCTGGTGCTCTCCTGTGTCTCCAGAGAAGAGTCAGAAGCAACTACCCTGCAAGCTGCTCCCAGGAGGAACAGGGCGAGGTGTCGAACTCCCTGTGTCGACATGGCGATGAGACTCGGCCTACCCCAACTGGCAAACCCCTGGATG GTGCAGGACACAGTAGCAGAATCCCTGTCCGGTCTCCTGGATGGGATCTCCTGGTTGTTGAGATGTTCTGGAGTCAAACTCTAA